The Cellulomonas sp. S1-8 genome has a window encoding:
- a CDS encoding sensor histidine kinase, which yields MTLPTRDFAGRVVGVALVVRLATIMIALVGLVGQTMTGPLLACILVLSAATFAMLMYAQILDFVARHPISLVADILLSLTVVWVLGVESPLVLATFPVALVVGVLTRPAVAVAGAVVLCAGYLVVVMVPPAPAPRGFMTEVGVPALYAALVAIGVAVRSAHEQQVVAARAVSRAEQLTAAADERARLAREMHDSLGKTLHGISLGAQGLAAWVDRDPETARRIATALAEGAERAAREARELLVRLRQDEPDRALVEVLGDICASWQERTGVRCQFTVHDAVDLPIDVRYEALAVVTEALENVHRHADASCVRVSLAHDDDGTVRIRVRDDGNGFDAGTDAASPPGHFGITGMRERASEVDARLRVRSAPGDGTTVELAWEPPDAGDGRRPDGLSDRARALGGAR from the coding sequence ATGACGCTGCCGACGAGGGACTTCGCCGGACGTGTGGTCGGCGTCGCGCTGGTGGTGCGCCTGGCGACGATCATGATCGCGCTCGTGGGGCTGGTCGGTCAGACGATGACCGGACCGTTGCTCGCCTGCATCCTGGTGCTGAGCGCCGCGACGTTCGCGATGCTGATGTACGCCCAGATCCTCGACTTCGTCGCGCGGCACCCGATCTCCCTGGTCGCCGACATCCTGCTGAGCCTGACGGTCGTGTGGGTGCTCGGTGTCGAGAGCCCGTTGGTGCTCGCGACGTTCCCGGTCGCGCTGGTCGTCGGCGTGCTCACACGACCCGCCGTGGCCGTCGCGGGTGCGGTGGTGCTGTGCGCCGGGTACCTCGTGGTCGTGATGGTGCCGCCGGCACCCGCCCCACGCGGGTTCATGACCGAGGTCGGCGTCCCGGCCCTGTACGCGGCGCTCGTGGCGATCGGCGTGGCGGTGCGCTCCGCGCACGAGCAGCAGGTCGTCGCCGCGCGGGCCGTGTCGCGGGCCGAGCAGCTCACGGCCGCGGCGGACGAGCGGGCGCGGCTGGCGCGCGAGATGCACGACTCGCTCGGCAAGACCCTGCACGGCATCTCGCTGGGCGCGCAAGGCCTGGCGGCGTGGGTGGACCGGGACCCGGAGACGGCGCGGCGCATCGCGACCGCGCTGGCCGAGGGCGCGGAGCGGGCCGCTCGCGAGGCGCGCGAGCTGCTGGTGCGGCTGCGGCAGGACGAGCCGGACCGCGCCCTGGTCGAGGTGCTCGGGGACATCTGCGCGTCCTGGCAGGAGCGCACCGGGGTGCGGTGCCAGTTCACCGTGCACGACGCGGTGGACCTGCCCATCGACGTGCGGTACGAGGCGCTCGCGGTCGTCACCGAGGCGCTCGAGAACGTCCACCGGCACGCCGACGCGTCGTGCGTCCGGGTCAGCCTGGCGCACGACGACGACGGCACCGTTCGCATCCGGGTGCGGGACGACGGCAACGGCTTCGACGCCGGCACCGACGCCGCCAGCCCGCCCGGCCACTTCGGGATCACGGGCATGCGGGAACGCGCCTCCGAGGTCGACGCGCGGCTGCGCGTGCGGTCCGCGCCCGGCGACGGGACGACGGTCGAGCTCGCCTGGGAGCCGCCGGACGCGGGCGACGGACGTCGCCCCGACGGCCTGAGCGACAGGGCGCGGGCCCTGGGAGGAGCGCGATGA
- a CDS encoding type II secretion system F family protein, whose translation MSGELVALLIAVPGAVAVVLLLVGYRALRTDALDGLAIEDLELLRGQQRRSAEGSTPLQSLAARLVPSMRRGLGIRRLHALQRRIDEAGRPDGLTVDGFLTSCALWIIIVLPASAALLLLGQPVMAILALVVPVVIPVGRLSRAGRTRRDRIDRDLPDFLDVLAVTVMAGVNFRQALWQVSERFNGPLADEVQLTLHQIANGASVRQGFVDLRQRSASEPVAQFVSALLQSQELGAPLAESLKQIAVDMRRDSGQRQRQRAARTSPKLTLVTTVVLVPGALILMLTGLVLGADIDFGELMGSLEK comes from the coding sequence ATGAGCGGGGAGCTGGTGGCCCTGCTGATCGCGGTGCCCGGCGCGGTCGCCGTGGTGCTGCTGCTGGTCGGCTACCGCGCACTGCGCACCGACGCGCTCGACGGCCTGGCCATCGAGGACCTCGAGCTGCTGCGGGGGCAGCAGCGTCGCTCGGCCGAGGGGTCGACGCCGCTGCAGTCGCTGGCGGCGCGGCTCGTCCCGTCGATGCGTCGCGGGCTGGGCATCCGTCGGCTGCACGCGCTGCAGCGCCGCATCGACGAGGCGGGCCGGCCCGACGGGCTCACCGTCGACGGGTTCCTGACGAGCTGCGCGCTGTGGATCATCATCGTGCTGCCCGCGAGCGCGGCCCTGCTGCTGCTGGGGCAGCCCGTCATGGCGATCCTCGCGCTGGTGGTCCCCGTGGTCATCCCCGTGGGGCGCCTGTCGCGCGCCGGGCGGACGCGGCGTGACCGCATCGACCGCGACCTGCCGGACTTCCTCGACGTGCTCGCGGTCACGGTGATGGCGGGCGTCAACTTCCGCCAGGCGCTGTGGCAGGTGTCCGAGCGCTTCAACGGCCCGCTGGCCGACGAGGTGCAGCTCACGCTGCACCAGATCGCCAACGGCGCCTCGGTGCGGCAGGGGTTCGTCGACCTGCGCCAGCGCTCCGCGTCCGAACCCGTGGCGCAGTTCGTCTCGGCGTTGCTGCAGTCGCAGGAGCTGGGCGCACCCCTGGCCGAGTCGTTGAAGCAGATCGCCGTCGACATGCGCCGCGACAGCGGGCAGCGCCAGCGTCAGCGCGCGGCGCGGACGTCGCCGAAGCTCACGCTCGTCACGACGGTCGTCCTGGTGCCGGGGGCGTTGATCCTCATGCTCACGGGCCTGGTGCTGGGAGCCGACATCGACTTCGGCGAGCTGATGGGGAGTCTCGAGAAATGA
- a CDS encoding type II secretion system F family protein, giving the protein MIVVGILVLVFAAAVLLVVGTSDIASVSSRRRAILAGAVDEPTATWQHRVAAWDRVFVQTRLGAWVQRQLLLAGEEGRSPVLVVTLAALGGAVLGWVLAVGLAPVFGLAGIAGGIVGIRAWLSRAQDRRNEAFVAQMPELARVLSNATGAGLSIASAVTLAADELSAPAGVELGRVAARLRFGASLDVAMREMEERLPSREVSVLVSTLLVSARSGGSLVSALRDIADTLDERKEIRREVRTTLAQASVTGYIVIGMGVGILFLLNFVQPGTVQAMTDHWVGRGALIFAGALYTAGFLTIRRMTRVDA; this is encoded by the coding sequence GTGATCGTCGTCGGCATCCTCGTCCTCGTCTTCGCCGCCGCCGTCCTGCTCGTCGTCGGCACGTCGGACATCGCGTCCGTCTCGTCCCGGCGCCGGGCCATCCTCGCCGGCGCCGTCGACGAGCCCACCGCGACGTGGCAGCACCGGGTCGCGGCGTGGGACCGCGTGTTCGTGCAGACCCGCCTGGGGGCCTGGGTGCAGCGCCAGCTGCTGCTCGCGGGCGAGGAGGGGCGGTCGCCCGTCCTCGTCGTCACCCTCGCGGCCCTGGGCGGGGCGGTCCTCGGCTGGGTGCTGGCGGTCGGCCTCGCGCCCGTGTTCGGGCTGGCGGGGATCGCCGGCGGGATCGTGGGCATCCGCGCCTGGCTCAGCCGCGCGCAGGACCGACGCAACGAGGCGTTCGTGGCGCAGATGCCGGAGCTGGCGCGCGTGCTGTCCAACGCGACCGGTGCCGGGCTGTCGATCGCCTCGGCCGTGACCCTGGCGGCCGACGAGCTGAGCGCCCCGGCGGGTGTCGAGCTCGGCCGCGTCGCGGCGCGGCTGCGGTTCGGCGCGAGCCTCGACGTCGCCATGCGGGAGATGGAGGAGCGGCTGCCCTCGCGGGAGGTGTCCGTGCTGGTCTCGACCCTCCTGGTGTCCGCCCGCAGCGGTGGGTCGCTCGTCTCGGCGCTGCGCGACATCGCCGACACCCTCGACGAGCGCAAGGAGATCCGGCGCGAGGTCCGCACGACGCTCGCGCAGGCGAGCGTCACGGGTTACATCGTCATCGGCATGGGGGTCGGCATCCTGTTCCTGCTCAACTTCGTCCAGCCCGGCACGGTCCAGGCGATGACCGACCACTGGGTCGGCCGTGGCGCGCTGATCTTCGCCGGTGCCCTGTACACCGCCGGGTTCCTCACGATCCGCCGGATGACGAGGGTCGACGCATGA
- a CDS encoding CpaF family protein, which produces MSELIDAWGRPKETAASSSLASSNARTELDEHLVTQFKQKLLDEVDLQELGRLEPAQRRVRLERVVAHLVSTEGVILTTRERNALIRRVVDESIGLGVLEPLLADDTVSEIMINGHDTIYVERFGRLERVATSFASQEQLRQTIDRIVSTVNRRVDESSPMVDARLPADERMPRGARVHVILPPLALNGPTVTIRLFPRSYGLDELMRRGTLDPHTADLLAACVRARANIIVSGGTSSGKTTFLNALSAFIPGRQRIITIEDAAELSLEQEHVIRLETRPANVEGHGQVTIRDLVRNALRMRPDRIIVGEVRGGEALDMLQAMNTGHEGSLATVHANTTADALIRLETLASMSDVEVPFHALRDQVNNAIDIVVQLLRGADGTRRVVEVGYVVSRHRDDFEIAPLMRWDPEAPGTGGTPGAFLRFPLPTPLLNRLRIAGENVGRPADAAVPAGTAALAEAAP; this is translated from the coding sequence ATGAGCGAGCTCATCGACGCCTGGGGGCGCCCCAAGGAGACAGCGGCCAGCTCCTCGCTCGCGTCGTCGAACGCGCGCACCGAGCTCGACGAGCACCTCGTCACGCAGTTCAAGCAGAAGCTGCTCGACGAGGTCGACCTGCAGGAGCTGGGCCGGCTCGAGCCCGCCCAGCGCCGCGTCCGGCTCGAGCGCGTCGTCGCCCACCTCGTCTCGACCGAGGGCGTCATCCTCACGACCCGCGAGCGCAACGCGCTCATCCGCCGGGTCGTCGACGAGTCCATCGGTCTCGGCGTCCTCGAGCCGCTGCTGGCGGACGACACGGTGTCCGAGATCATGATCAACGGGCACGACACGATCTACGTCGAGCGGTTCGGCCGCCTCGAGCGGGTCGCCACGTCCTTCGCGTCCCAGGAGCAGCTGCGGCAGACGATCGACCGCATCGTCTCGACCGTCAACCGGCGCGTCGACGAGTCCAGCCCCATGGTCGACGCGCGCCTGCCCGCCGACGAGCGGATGCCGCGCGGCGCGCGTGTGCACGTCATCCTGCCGCCGCTCGCGCTCAACGGGCCGACGGTCACCATCCGTCTGTTCCCCCGGTCGTACGGGCTCGACGAGCTGATGCGCCGCGGGACGCTGGACCCGCACACCGCGGACCTGCTCGCCGCGTGCGTGCGCGCCCGGGCGAACATCATCGTCTCGGGCGGCACGTCGTCGGGGAAGACGACGTTCCTCAACGCGCTGTCGGCGTTCATCCCCGGTCGTCAGCGCATCATCACGATCGAGGACGCCGCCGAGCTCTCGCTCGAGCAGGAGCACGTCATCCGGCTCGAGACCCGTCCGGCGAACGTCGAGGGGCACGGGCAGGTCACGATCCGCGACCTCGTGCGCAACGCCCTGCGCATGCGGCCCGACCGCATCATCGTCGGCGAGGTCCGCGGCGGCGAGGCGCTGGACATGCTGCAGGCGATGAACACCGGTCACGAGGGGTCGTTGGCCACGGTGCACGCCAACACGACCGCCGACGCCCTCATCCGGCTCGAGACGCTGGCCTCGATGAGCGACGTCGAGGTCCCGTTCCACGCCCTGCGCGACCAGGTGAACAACGCCATCGACATCGTCGTGCAGCTGCTGCGCGGCGCCGACGGCACGCGCCGCGTCGTCGAGGTCGGCTACGTGGTCTCGCGCCACCGCGACGACTTCGAGATCGCACCGCTCATGCGGTGGGACCCCGAGGCTCCGGGCACGGGGGGGACCCCGGGCGCGTTCCTGCGGTTCCCGCTGCCCACGCCGCTGCTGAACCGCCTGCGCATCGCGGGCGAGAACGTCGGGCGTCCGGCCGACGCGGCGGTCCCCGCCGGCACCGCGGCCCTTGCGGAGGCTGCGCCGTGA
- a CDS encoding AAA family ATPase has protein sequence MAGTVIIGCADQTLAYELRAQLAEVAELEVLALAETTGELVRAVVEREPNLVIVHDQLGPEPVHQVIRDLGLRRPSSVTLIVAGDSDPENLGLALDAGARGVLTYPLSFSEVQQRVTNALDWSNRLHELLVERDSTRSGHRALVLAVTGAKGGVGVSTVATHLAWDVRRELPDHKVLLIDLDLEKGDITSFIEARYRTSVADLAKVADDLSLRTVADAVFVHESGIHLLLPPEDVRDSEYVTAQAIRQIVGLVRQQYDLVLVDAGARVTPVQAAVVEIADEVVSITTPDLVSLRGLRRQVATWEQLAVRKADMVHVLLNRHSKADEVQPDTAARLSPSPLIPVALPDQGRKLERATNSRSPEYATDTSWWQSLRAIGRHVGIAARRADGEPDATAERSRARGRRRADGDEGSASIEFVSVFPWVAIMCLLLVQLVVVGITYMWTGYAASAAAREMAMHSSYLDVRAAALDRVPAVMEGSVQVLTDPGVGRSTVSTQVPLLVPGVAATPWRITVVRQVVMEP, from the coding sequence ATGGCCGGGACCGTCATCATCGGGTGCGCCGACCAGACGTTGGCGTACGAGCTGCGGGCGCAGCTCGCGGAGGTCGCCGAGCTCGAGGTGCTCGCCCTCGCCGAGACCACCGGCGAGCTCGTGCGTGCCGTGGTCGAGCGCGAGCCGAACCTCGTCATCGTGCACGACCAGCTCGGACCGGAGCCGGTGCACCAGGTCATCCGCGACCTGGGGCTGCGGCGCCCGTCGAGCGTGACGCTCATCGTGGCCGGCGACAGCGACCCCGAGAACCTCGGTCTCGCGCTCGACGCCGGTGCCCGCGGGGTCCTGACCTACCCGCTGTCCTTCAGCGAGGTCCAGCAGCGCGTCACCAACGCGCTCGACTGGTCGAACCGGCTGCACGAGCTGCTCGTCGAGCGGGACTCCACGAGGAGCGGGCACCGCGCGCTCGTCCTGGCGGTCACGGGCGCGAAGGGCGGGGTGGGGGTGTCGACCGTGGCGACCCACCTCGCGTGGGACGTCCGGCGCGAGCTCCCCGACCACAAGGTCCTGCTCATCGACCTCGACCTCGAGAAGGGCGACATCACGTCGTTCATCGAGGCGCGGTACCGCACCTCGGTGGCCGACCTCGCCAAGGTCGCCGACGACCTGTCCCTGCGCACGGTCGCCGACGCGGTGTTCGTCCACGAGTCGGGCATCCACCTGCTGCTGCCACCCGAGGACGTGCGGGACAGCGAGTACGTCACGGCGCAGGCCATCCGCCAGATCGTCGGTCTCGTGCGCCAGCAGTACGACCTCGTGCTGGTCGACGCGGGTGCGCGTGTCACGCCCGTGCAGGCGGCGGTCGTCGAGATCGCGGACGAGGTCGTCAGCATCACCACGCCCGACCTCGTGAGCCTGCGCGGCCTGCGCCGCCAGGTCGCGACGTGGGAGCAGCTCGCGGTGCGCAAGGCCGACATGGTGCACGTGCTGCTCAACCGCCACAGCAAGGCGGACGAGGTGCAGCCGGACACGGCCGCCCGGCTCTCGCCCTCACCCCTGATCCCGGTCGCGTTGCCGGACCAGGGTCGCAAGCTCGAGCGCGCGACGAACTCGCGGTCCCCCGAGTACGCGACCGACACGTCGTGGTGGCAGTCCCTGCGGGCGATCGGCCGGCACGTCGGCATCGCGGCGCGACGTGCGGACGGCGAGCCCGACGCCACGGCGGAGCGGTCGCGGGCGCGCGGGCGTCGGCGGGCGGACGGTGACGAGGGCTCGGCGTCGATCGAGTTCGTCAGCGTGTTCCCGTGGGTGGCGATCATGTGCCTGCTCCTGGTGCAGCTCGTCGTCGTCGGCATCACCTACATGTGGACGGGGTACGCGGCGAGCGCCGCCGCGCGCGAGATGGCGATGCACTCGTCCTACCTCGACGTCCGGGCCGCGGCGCTCGACCGGGTCCCCGCCGTCATGGAGGGCTCCGTGCAGGTGCTCACGGACCCGGGCGTCGGCCGGTCGACCGTGTCCACCCAGGTGCCCCTGCTCGTCCCCGGCGTCGCGGCCACCCCGTGGCGCATCACCGTCGTCCGGCAGGTGGTGATGGAACCGTGA
- the cpaB gene encoding Flp pilus assembly protein CpaB, with product MNPRQRRGVLFILLSAVLAVVVFFVIATYVGNVQSQVGSVVTVYRAADDLPAYAVIDESSLVVDEVPARWLSDNARVTAEDLLGRRIGFNIAAGTLVSEDMLVPPSDLSPTEREIAVQVNQITGIADRVRPGDYVDIYAVFADVPGLPKQVRVLVQNVRVVSVRGSQVRYDEDSPSGEQAVVPVTLALEPNDALAVTYAAAFAQEVRLVGLPTGTGENRSGEQDDFDAEDLGGVSVPEGNVG from the coding sequence GTGAACCCCCGCCAGCGTCGCGGTGTCCTGTTCATCCTGCTGTCCGCCGTGCTCGCCGTCGTCGTCTTCTTCGTCATCGCGACGTACGTGGGCAACGTCCAGAGCCAGGTGGGCTCGGTCGTCACCGTGTACCGCGCCGCCGACGACCTGCCCGCGTACGCGGTCATCGACGAGTCTTCGCTCGTCGTGGACGAGGTGCCGGCCCGGTGGCTGTCGGACAACGCCCGCGTCACCGCGGAGGACCTGCTCGGCCGACGGATCGGCTTCAACATCGCCGCCGGCACGCTCGTCTCCGAGGACATGCTCGTCCCGCCGTCCGACCTGTCGCCGACCGAGCGGGAGATCGCCGTCCAGGTCAACCAGATCACCGGCATCGCCGACCGCGTGCGGCCGGGCGACTACGTCGACATCTACGCGGTCTTCGCCGACGTCCCGGGCCTGCCCAAGCAGGTGCGGGTGCTGGTGCAGAACGTCCGCGTCGTGTCCGTGCGGGGCAGCCAGGTGCGCTACGACGAGGACAGCCCGTCCGGGGAGCAGGCAGTGGTCCCGGTGACGCTCGCGCTCGAGCCCAACGACGCGCTGGCCGTGACGTACGCCGCAGCCTTCGCGCAGGAGGTGCGCCTCGTCGGCCTGCCGACCGGCACCGGTGAGAACCGCTCCGGCGAGCAGGACGACTTCGACGCCGAGGACCTCGGCGGGGTCTCCGTGCCGGAAGGGAACGTGGGCTGA
- a CDS encoding DUF192 domain-containing protein, translated as MHQPDVRLFVDGRDVAGLVVADTWARRARGMLARRPLPPAMWFVGESGVHGVGMTRTLDVALLDGSGRVLATTVLRPFGMTRPRRGVVDVLEAPRGSFAAWGLTTGSTLARRGSGAAQVDGS; from the coding sequence ATGCACCAGCCAGACGTTCGGCTGTTCGTGGACGGGAGGGACGTCGCCGGCCTCGTGGTGGCCGACACGTGGGCCCGACGTGCCCGCGGGATGCTGGCGCGCCGGCCGCTGCCCCCGGCCATGTGGTTCGTCGGCGAGAGCGGCGTGCACGGCGTCGGCATGACCCGGACGCTCGACGTCGCGCTCCTCGACGGCAGCGGGCGGGTGCTGGCGACGACCGTGCTGCGGCCTTTCGGCATGACACGACCGCGCCGGGGCGTCGTGGACGTCCTCGAGGCGCCGCGGGGCAGCTTCGCGGCCTGGGGGCTCACGACCGGGAGCACGCTGGCGCGGCGGGGCAGCGGCGCGGCGCAGGTCGACGGGTCGTGA
- a CDS encoding ABC transporter ATP-binding protein has product MRSLPLADPGTPPLSGPTAYLWWLARRQWGILLTAVACGVVMFACQAFLPFLTGRAIDDGLEQGFGPDLLRAAGALLTLGLVSAGASAIGHRFDVANWLRAAFTTSQLVGRTAARSGHAITAELPTGEVVSAVANDALRVGEVFAVLARFVGSITAYGAVAVLMLRVSVPLGLVVLLGLPTVAAALGLLVKPLQRRQTAQREASGRLTTLGADTVSGLRVLRGIGGESVFTGRYRQQSQLVRERGENVAVTQSWLDALQVLLPGAFVVALVWMGAHMALAGTITPGQLVTTYGYAAFLAWPVQNATEFLQATTRAFVGTRKVLAVLRVVPAAGVDPGTAAVMPPVGAPLVDEASGVTLEAGRVVALVSADPDESARIATRLGRFDDAAEAGTPVLLGGVPLTDLPLAEVRRRIVVAEAMPQLFSGALATGLDVRGGASRDDLLAVIGLADAQDVLDSVPDGLDGELPEKGRSLSGGQRQRVALARALLTDAEILVLVEPTSAVDAHTEARIAARLADARRGRTTVVVTASPLVLDHVDEVQLVQGGALVARGTHAGLLDGAAGPRVAATYRAVVGRRLDDDLPVEESFDDAPVDLSPAALSPADLSTGGAA; this is encoded by the coding sequence GTGCGTTCCCTGCCTCTCGCCGATCCCGGCACCCCGCCGCTGAGCGGACCCACCGCCTACCTGTGGTGGCTCGCCCGGCGCCAGTGGGGCATCCTGCTGACCGCCGTCGCGTGCGGCGTCGTGATGTTCGCCTGCCAGGCGTTCCTGCCCTTCCTCACGGGTCGCGCGATCGACGACGGGCTGGAGCAGGGCTTCGGCCCCGACCTGCTGCGCGCCGCCGGTGCCCTGCTGACCCTCGGGCTCGTCAGCGCCGGCGCCTCGGCGATCGGTCACCGGTTCGACGTCGCCAACTGGCTGCGGGCGGCCTTCACGACGTCGCAGCTGGTCGGACGCACCGCGGCTCGCTCGGGGCACGCGATCACCGCCGAGCTGCCGACGGGTGAGGTCGTGTCGGCCGTCGCCAACGACGCGCTGCGCGTGGGCGAGGTGTTCGCGGTCCTGGCCCGGTTCGTCGGCTCGATCACCGCCTACGGTGCCGTGGCCGTGCTCATGCTCCGGGTCTCCGTCCCGCTCGGCCTCGTCGTGCTGCTCGGGCTGCCGACCGTCGCCGCGGCCCTCGGCCTGCTGGTCAAGCCGCTGCAGCGGCGCCAGACGGCGCAGCGCGAGGCGTCGGGCCGCCTGACGACGCTGGGCGCCGACACCGTCTCCGGCCTGCGCGTGCTGCGCGGCATCGGCGGCGAGTCCGTCTTCACGGGCCGCTACCGGCAGCAGTCGCAGCTCGTCCGGGAGCGCGGCGAGAACGTCGCGGTCACGCAGTCCTGGCTCGACGCGCTGCAGGTGCTGCTGCCGGGCGCGTTCGTCGTCGCGCTCGTGTGGATGGGCGCGCACATGGCGCTCGCCGGCACGATCACGCCCGGCCAGCTCGTCACGACCTACGGTTACGCGGCGTTCCTGGCGTGGCCGGTGCAGAACGCGACCGAGTTCCTCCAGGCCACGACGCGCGCGTTCGTGGGGACGCGCAAGGTGCTCGCCGTGCTGCGCGTCGTCCCGGCCGCCGGTGTCGACCCGGGTACCGCCGCGGTGATGCCGCCGGTGGGTGCCCCGCTGGTCGACGAGGCCAGCGGCGTCACGCTGGAGGCGGGCCGCGTCGTGGCGCTGGTGTCCGCCGACCCCGACGAGTCCGCGCGCATCGCGACGCGGCTGGGTCGGTTCGACGACGCCGCCGAGGCCGGGACCCCCGTCCTGCTGGGCGGGGTCCCGCTGACCGACCTGCCGCTGGCCGAGGTGCGGCGCCGCATCGTCGTCGCCGAGGCGATGCCGCAGCTCTTCTCGGGTGCCCTGGCGACGGGCCTCGACGTGCGCGGCGGCGCGAGCCGCGACGACCTGCTCGCCGTCATCGGCCTCGCCGACGCGCAGGACGTGCTCGACTCCGTGCCCGACGGGCTGGACGGCGAGCTGCCGGAGAAGGGCCGCTCGCTGTCCGGTGGCCAGCGGCAGCGGGTCGCGCTCGCGCGGGCCCTGCTCACGGACGCCGAGATCCTCGTGCTCGTCGAGCCGACGAGCGCCGTCGACGCCCACACGGAGGCACGCATCGCTGCACGCCTGGCCGACGCGCGCCGCGGCCGCACCACCGTCGTGGTCACCGCGAGCCCGCTCGTGCTCGACCACGTCGACGAGGTGCAGCTGGTGCAGGGCGGCGCTCTGGTCGCGCGCGGCACCCACGCCGGGCTGCTCGACGGCGCCGCCGGGCCACGCGTCGCCGCGACGTACCGCGCGGTCGTGGGTCGCCGGCTCGACGACGACCTGCCTGTCGAGGAGTCCTTCGACGACGCACCGGTCGACCTCTCCCCCGCGGCGCTGTCGCCCGCCGACCTGTCCACCGGAGGTGCCGCATGA